Proteins from a genomic interval of Acomys russatus chromosome 19, mAcoRus1.1, whole genome shotgun sequence:
- the Ccl24 gene encoding C-C motif chemokine 24 codes for MAGPATVIASLFLVACTCCVFLTDSVIIPSSCCMSFVAKKIPENRVISYQLASGSVCPKAGVIFITKKGYKLCGDPKLPWVQKYIRNLDAKRNRTSARARALGTRFSIQSRRGNNTEV; via the exons ATGGCAGGACCCGCCACAGTCATCGCCAGCCTTTTTCTGGTAGCCTGTACGTGCTGCGTCTTTCTCACAG acTCTGTGATCATTccttcttcttgctgcatgtccTTTGTTGCcaagaaaattccagaaaaccGAGTGATTAGCTACCAGTTGGCCAGCGGCAGCGTCTGTCCCAAGGCAGGGGTGAT CTTCATCACCAAGAAGGGCTATAAACTCTGTGGTGACCCCAAGTTGCCATGGGTTCAGAAGTACATACGAAATCTGGATGCCAAGAGAAACCGGACTTCTGCACGTGCAAGGGCACTGGGCACCAGGTTTTCCATCCAGAGTCGCCGTGGCAACAACACAGAGGTTTAg